One window of the Sebastes umbrosus isolate fSebUmb1 chromosome 1, fSebUmb1.pri, whole genome shotgun sequence genome contains the following:
- the zpr1 gene encoding zinc finger protein ZPR1 gives MSLISEETVRGESLFKDLSADGDDWLPTEIESMCMNCHLNGVTRILLTKIPFFKEVIVSSFSCDECRWSNTEIQSAGRIQDQGVCYTLTVKTKQDLNREVVRADSATTKIPELDFEIPPFTQKGALSTVEGLLDRAVAGLEQDQTVRRAADPEVAEKIDEFIQKLKKLKEVESEFTLVIEDPSGNSFVENPVAPQRDEALVMTMFKRTVQHDIQLGIRADDDDDLDEEPAGNDMETMRGEVLAFDTNCPNCNAPASTNMKLVHIPHFKEVIIMATNCDSCAHRTNEVKSGGGTEDMGTKITLHLTDVSDMTRDVLKSETCGIAIPELEFELGMAAVGGKFTTLEGLLMDIKDLIVSKNPFICGDSGTSERLEKLNAFGEKIDRIIAGELDVHVILDDPAGNSYVQNVYAPDPDPELTIEKYIRTFEQNDDLGLNDMKTEGYQEEQ, from the coding sequence ATGTCTCTTATCTCGGAGGAAACCGTGCGAGGGGAGAGTCTGTTCAAGGATCTGAGCGCAGACGGAGACGACTGGCTGCCCACTGAGATAGAGAGTATGTGTATGAACTGCCACCTGAACGGTGTGACACGTATACTCCTCACCAAGATCCCTTTCTTCAAAGAGGTCATCGTCAGCTCGTtcagctgtgatgaatgcagATGGTCCAACACTGAGATCCAGTCTGCTGGTCGCATCCAGGACCAAGGTGTCTGTTACACACTCACAGTCAAAACAAAGCAGGACTTGAACAGGGAGGTGGTGAGAGCAGACAGCGCCACCACCAAGATCCCCGAGCTGGATTTTGAGATCCCTCCCTTCACCCAGAAGGGAGCTCTCTCCACCGTTGAGGGCCTCTTGGACAGAGCGGTTGCTGGTTTGGAGCAGGACCAGACTGTGAGGCGAGCGGCGGACCCAGAGGTGGCTGAGAAGATAGATGAGTTCATCCAGAAGCTGAAGAAGTTGAAAGAGGTGGAGAGCGAGTTCACGCTGGTGATTGAGGATCCGTCTGGGAACAGCTTCGTGGAGAATCCTGTGGCCCCTCAAAGAGACGAGGCTCTCGTTATGACCATGTTCAAGCGGACGGTGCAGCACGACATCCAGCTGGGGATAAGGGCAGACGACGATGACGATTTGGACGAGGAACCAGCTGGAAACGACATGGAGACCATGAGGGGGGAGGTTTTGGCCTTCGACACCAACTGCCCCAACTGCAACGCGCCGGCGTCCACCAACATGAAGCTCGTACATATCCCTCACTTCAAGGAGGTCATCATCATGGCCACCAACTGCGACAGCTGTGCACACCGGACCAACGAGGTGAAATCAGGCGGGGGCACGGAGGATATGGGCACCAAAATCACCCTGCACCTCACCGACGTCTCGGACATGACCCGGGACGTGCTCAAGTCGGAGACGTGCGGCATCGCCATCCCGGAGCTGGAGTTCGAGCTGGGGATGGCGGCAGTCGGCGGCAAGTTCACGACCCTGGAGGGGCTGCTGATGGACATCAAGGACCTGATCGTCTCCAAAAACCCCTTCATCTGCGGTGACAGCGGCACGTCAGAGCGGTTGGAGAAGCTGAACGCGTTCGGGGAGAAGATCGACCGGATTATAGCGGGAGAACTGGATGTCCACGTCATCCTGGACGACCCGGCGGGGAACAGCTACGTGCAGAACGTGTACGCCCCGGATCCAGATCCTGAGCTCACTATTGAGAAGTACATCCGCACGTTTGAGCAGAACGACGACCTCGGCCTGAATGACATGAAGACTGAGGGATACCAAGAGGAGCAATGA